In the genome of Arachis stenosperma cultivar V10309 chromosome 2, arast.V10309.gnm1.PFL2, whole genome shotgun sequence, the window TCTACCTCTactaaaataagaatataagAGAGATTTTTTGTATAACTTTCCCTTTTAAAATATCTTTcactatatataataaattaaaaaacattATGTACAAAACTTGAAtctaagatttttaaattaaaatatgacaTATATTTATCAACGTGAGTATTGTTACTGTATCGTAGAGAAAAAAGTACGTGAATATAAAGTACTACGTGAATATAATTTATTGTAGAGAAAAAAAGTAcgtgaatataaaaaattatacttataaGACAGCTGcataaaatcattttaaaagacaattgaaaagataatttttttttcttgaaaataTAGCCAtgttttattctatttttaaaattaaaagcagCTTTAGatacatatatacaaaatatgaatataagttaaataaaataagaaagggGTTGTTGAAGTCTTATTATATATGTTAGGTCTTGAATTTTTGCTGCATTCTATTCATTTGAATGCTAAATAATAAACaatgtaattaatttattgaaccAGAAAGGAAGTCCTGAACAAAGTCCTAAATAACTAGATGTCATTTAGACTTTAGAGGGAGAGCTTGAAATTCAACCACAAAGGAATCTATGTTATATTTGCCAAGGGACCTCGAAACCAAACTTCCAAGTTATAGAAAATGAAAATTGGCCAACTTATTTAACTTGGACCGAATCAAAATCAACCAATACTTAATTATCATTATCTGTCTGTTTTCTATATATTGTCATTACATACCccataatatataaaaaaaatctatctACAATTCTGCATACAAACATTaaccatcaaattaattataatatatttatccataaatatatattatttaatttatcttttatatatattttatacaaataatttatttaataattaattttttatgtatacatTTATATAGTTGTAATATATATGCTTTAATTTATGTGCTTTACATGACTCGACCCAACCCAAAAATTTGGTTCGGATCCGAATATTTTGGGGTTGATTTGGTGTAATTTCACTGTGTTTAGGATCGGATAAAGGTCTCAAAAATAGATTCAGTCATTATTTAGGGTTAGAGTCCGATCAAAACGAATTTGGTTTCATCCAGCCCATGTGCACACTAGGGGACtaaaaaatgtatatatgttctaaattaattctaatattatgttatattaattataagtttattgttttatttttaatcacatttgtTGAATTAGGAAATagattaaagaagcatgaaattagaatttagagATAAATTCAAGTTCAAGTATAGTTATCAACTTTTCTATAacaagtattttttttcttttttataaatgagagcattataattttttgatataaaatttatcAAGACCAGATGAAGACCCGGTTTTAGTGTAGCCCAAAAGGTCGAAAGTAGTGTGATTTCACCAGGTCTAAAGTTGGGTAAGAATCTCAAAAATAGACCTGATCATTATTTAGAGTCGGATCCAAATCAAGACGAACCCAATTTCACTCGATCCTATATACACCCCTAGCTTCGATTACTTTTGTAGGTGccattattttctttaaaaactaaacaaaagctATGTAACTACAAGTGTTGAGTTTGAAGTTAGaatatatttagttttaataattattcaaatttttttatagatttttttaaattttattttggtattttattttttcaataaaattttgagTGTTTAAAGAACTTATATTCAACGACTCCATTTGTTCTGTAAGAGGATTTGATGTGATAGTTCTGTCAGACTGCACTTTGCATAACAGAAATATTGACGGATGAATTGGACTGTATCAACGGCAGGATGATCTTGCAGATAAGACTGCTGTGTAATTGTCGATGGTTTTGGAACATGGTGAGTACTAAACAAATATGCATTTCACTAACCCTCCAGACCTCTCTAACGAAATAAAACATCTATGGTTGGAAACTACTcaatatataacaataataaatgaGTTAATACGTCTCAATTAAACTTGAATTCATCAGTATCCAAGATTTTGTCGGAGGACAATACGGAGATTCCATGGATATCTATTTGCAGCTTGACGGTAATGCACAAGATACTTTAATCGGTCTGATTCGACCACTCGGTACTCAACACTCCTGCGAATACTGTAGTTCTTCGCACCCTATATTACTGCATCTCGGCATTTGAATTTGTGACTGACCTGAAACTCTACCTCACCATTTAGGTTGTAATCCTCTTCTACTGTGTTAGAAAATGGAGATTTCTCATGCATGGCGTCCAAATCTAATGTATGATAGTTACTTGGTACATCTGATAGCGCCGGAATCGGGTGGTAGGGGAGGAGGCAAAACATAGCGCCCCACTATCTCGGCCGGTGTCTCCGGTACAAACTCATCCTCCTCATCATCTTCAGAAGAATTATTATCGTTGCTATTCGCAACATACTCTTCGTCGGAGTCTTCCTCACCCACCTCCATGTCTTCCACTGAACTGGCAACATGAATCGGTGGTGGTGTAAGAGGTGGGTCATCCTACACAAATGTCGAGTGTAtagaaccaccaccaccaataTCACCAACTTCGGCGGAAAGTTCCATCACTTGTGCCGCCATGATTCTTCCATGGATGTCAAACATGAGTTGCACATGCTCATCGCGCTGGAGCCGAAATAGTCGAAACTGGAATACTCCATTACCCAACGGTACTAGCAACCTATACCCCACCCTTCCGATTTTTCTTCTCCATGTGCCACTAAGAttgctcaatatcaaactcttaAACTCGAATAACGAACTTACACATCAAATGTGCAATAATAATGGATTCTCACACTCAAATATCACCCCATTGTTACTGTTTCTCATACGACAATTGGGGTACACACGGACAACTATATATCTGCTATTGTTGGACATCTTTGCCTACTCTTTGTAAGAAAAATAGgggtgaagaagaaataaaatgtaTGTGGAGAATGTCAATAGTTGCACATCCTTTTATAGCAGTTGCAAATTTGTCATATTGTATCTCGTTTACATTGCAAACGTATTAATTTAACACATATTTTATTTACGGTGTAAACGAAATAAGCTTGCACATATCTTGTTTACACGTGTCACGCACACATGCTATTGTAAACGAAATAAGACTAGAGAACgaattttgataataatttttataattatttattttaataattaaaatatttatttaatttatttaaataaaaaatcagattaatattatgatattataatctatatatattttttactgCCTCCAATCCATGATACGGACCAGCTTGATCTAAATGGTGACATTTGTTGAGATGTTGTTAGAGAAATACATCCAGGAGATATTAACACCAAAAATCGGATATATGTTAAAAGTCGTAAGTCTATAAAAAAAGACGATAAAGCTTTGAATAAATGATAATTAAGATAATATAGTTTAggtgatattttttttttagtttttattatactgatacatattaattaataaaaaatattaaaaagtgtttaaatttattatttttattattaattaattattaatatgtaaatatataaattaaaatatattattaaattaaaaaaatttaattaataactaaaaatataataaaaacaataaattttgaaaaaactctAGGATTGCTCTCTAAATTAATCGTCGCATTGAAGTAAGAATCTTCTTGTAAATATAGATATCCTACTAATATCAGTCCCATGTAAACAGTCACTCATATTCAATACTCAGAAAACAAGGTTTTAGAAAATAGAAACGGTGTCAGCCTGTAAGTGGcataattttttcatttttatttaaagacCTTGAATTCGAGTTTCtactaactaaaaaaaaaaaaaggggcaGAAACGGCAACGGATCGGAGTAAGCGACGGCGGCAACTAGGGTCTTGCGGGTTGACGCCAGTGACAGCTCCGAGAGATCAGAGGAGTAGGACCGAGCAGCGAAAGCAGCAACGACGGAGGCGAGAAAAGAGAAGCGAGCTGCGAGTCCGACGAGACCAGTAGAGTCACACCTTTCGAGAGGATTGCTTGGATCTCTCTTCTATGGCGGCTCTACTCATGAACATGGCAGTTGAGCTACTGTATAGGGAAGGACTTCCGATGGTAGATGAAAGCACGTCATCGACGATACGGGATATATATAAAATTCTCCTACAGGTCAATGACGATGTAGAGGGTCGTCAAGTGAGGGATTCAGACGTGAAGAATAGGCTGGAAAGAATTAAGGATCTATGCTACGACACCGTAGACATTCTGGAAGGACTGAAAATTCAGAAGGCTAAAAAGGTTCACTTTCTAAACCACCCTGCTTCTTTACTAAATCCTCTTCGACAACGTGGCCCCCGTAAATTGGAGGAAGTCCTCAATAAATTGATGACCCTATGCTATAGTGACAAGCTGGGACTCAAAGCCAGCTTGAATCAACTAACACTCGATAGGAGGATGTCATTAGAGTCTCAACGCGGCGAGGTAAACCGAACTCGAATTGCTAACCTGAATTTACATGGTCGAGAACGTGAAAGCTCAACTTTAGTTGATAAATTGTTGAACACGGACGGTCAAAGACAGGGTGATATCAAGTGCATATCTGTTGTTGGAGAGGCTGGAATAGGAAAGACTGCATTGGCCCGTCTCGTCTATAACCATGAACAAGTGATCCCTCATTTCGATTTAAGGGCATGGATTTATGTCTCCAAAGAATTCAGCCTGTCTAAGATCGCTCTGTCCTTGCTGGAAAATTGGACAGATGATATCATACGCAATCAGGTTGGATTGGAGAGCTTGTTTCAGAGAAGTGCTGAGATGATTTCGGAGAAAAAATGCCTTATTGTTCTGGACGATGTTTGGAGTGAAAACAGTTACGATTGGGAACAACTAAAGATCCTTCTCAGTCATGGGGCTTCTGGGAGTACTTATTTGATAACCACTTCCAAGATGGCAGTTGCACGAGCAGCAGGATCCAGAGAGACAGAGTTCCTTCCTCTGAGCTATCTTTCAGATCGACATTGTTGGTCCATTGCCAAGGAGACAGCATCCATACCGGCAGACTTAGGAGAAGAGGAGTTTTTCAGTGAATTTGGTGCAGTTTTTGCACAGAAGTGTCTCGGGTTGCCTCTTAATGCAAAGTCTCTTGGTGATAGGTTGAGGTCAAGTTCAGGGACTGTACAAGGATGGAGAGAAGTGATAGAAAGGTATGTCCCGAAAGCAATAGACTccgatgaagaagaagaagaagaagaatggggACTTCATAGTGGTTCGATTCGAACTGAGTGGGAGAAGAGAGCAAAACAACCTACAACTTCGTTGGTTCTTAAAGCAGCAATACATGGCCGTGATGATGAGCTAAGTGATTTGATTGCAAAGTTATGCCGCAATGATGACCAAGTCCAAGGTATTCAAACAATTTCTATTGTAGGAGGAATTGCTGGAATAGGAAAGACTGCTCTGGCCCAACTTGTGTACAACAGTGATGTAGTGTGCAAGAATTTTGAGTTGAAGAGCTGGGTGTATGtctcacagccattcaatctgAAAAACATTGCAAGGGCCATGTTGGAGTGTTTTACATCTGATCCGATACATGGGCTTGAATTGGATAGCTTGTTTTTGAAAATCCGTCATCTCATTGAGGGAAAGAGATACCTGTTTGTGTTGGACCACGTTTGGAGCCAGGATTATCACAAGTGGGAACAACTAAAGAACTGCTTAGATTGCGGGGCTCGTGGAAGTACCCTCTTAATAACAACACGCAAGATGGATGTTGCACGAGTAGCTGGATCCAAAGAGATGGACATCATTCACCTGAAGAATCTTGAAGAGCAGCACTGTTTGTCCATTATCAGGGACGAGTTATCCACTTTCTCTGATCCAGAGAAAGTCTTCCAGAAATACTGCAATTACATTACATTGAAGTCTCAGGGGGTGCCTCATATTGCAAAGTATCTTTGTTTTATCTTGCGTCGTGCACCTCCTTTCTCAAAACAGTGGCAATTATTAGAAAGGGATCTCTCAGCAGCTCCAAGAGGAACTCAAAACCCAATCATGGAAGATGAACTTGATAGCGATTTGAGTTATGAAGAGGAGAGCGAGGAGGAAAAAGCAAGGCAACCGACGACTTCATTTGTTCATGTAGCAAGAATACATGGACGAGATGATGTTACCGGAGCTTTAATTGGGAAGCTGCTTAGCAATGATGGTCAAGCCGAGCGCATTCAATTTATTTCTATTGTGGGAGGTGCTGGAATAGGAAAGACGGCAGTGACACAACTTGTTTACAACACTCCTGAAGTGATGAAGTATTTTGATTGCAGGGCATGGGTATTTGTTGGCGAGGAATTCAATCTTAACCGGATCATAAGGTCCATTATAGAAAGTGTGACTGCTAAATCATTGAATGAGACTGACCTCGAAGCACTGTTGTTTAAATTTCGTCAAACTTTTGATCATAAGAGATGCCTTTTCGTTCTGGATGACGTCTGGCTTGAAGATGATCTCCAATGGGAAGAACTAAAGCAGTGGTTCCATTTCACCGATCTGGGAAGTCGCACTTTGATTACCACAAGAAACAAGGGGATTTCAGAAAGAATATGTTCAGAAACAAACATCGTGCTTCTCGATCCTCTTTCTGACTCGGCTTGTTGGTCAATTATCAAAGACTATGCATTTGGTCATTCAGTTAACGAGACAAAAGCAGAAGAAATGTTCAATGAAGTGGGAAAAGACATTGTACAGAAGTGTAAAGGCGTGCCGCTGATGGCGAAATCTCTTGGTAATATCTTGCGTGGCAAGAATTCCATACAAGAGTGGCAACAAGTATTGGCAAGTGAGACGTGGGATTCAGCAGAATTGATGTCTTCAGTTATGATGAGCTATCTTTCGATGCCACCCGAATTGAGACAAGTCTTATTGTATTGTTCAGTCTTTCCTAAGAATCATTCCATAGATGTGGGCAAGTTAATCAAACTGTGGATGGCACAAGGTTTTATTGCCTCAGTTGAAAACGAAATGGAAAGAGAGGGGTGGAAGTACATTAAACAATTGTTAGACCGCAACATCTTTGAAGAATTTAATCAGGATAGTCATGGTTGCTTCAAGTGCAAATTGGAGAGTGGAATGAGCGACTTAATCCATTTTCTTGCAAAAAATGAATCCCACAGAGTGCTTATTGACTATATGAAGGAGGCTAGAGTGGCTGATGATCCCACAATACTTCGTCATTGCACCCTAATCATTGCAGCTCAATCTTCTCTGCCGGAGTCCATTGCCAATGCAAAGAAACTACGCACTTTGATGATTTTGTCTGAGTATTTCTTTTCAGATCCAACGACCCTTGCTAGAGTACTGAGTCATTTGAAGGTGGTCAGGGCATTGGACTTGAGCTCTTGTTTGATCAAAGAGCTTCCATCAAACATTGGGGAATTGTTACTTCTAAGGTATCTTGACTTATCTTTTAATCGTGATTTGAAGAAGTTGCCTAAAGCTATTTGTGGCTTGCTTCATTTGCAAACTTTGAATCTAAATGGATGTGATAGACTTCAAAAACTACCAAAAGGCATAGGAAATCTAATCAAGTTGCGGCATCTTGAGATTCTTTGGACGACAAGTCTTAGCTACTTACCAAAAGGGGTTGCAAATTTAACTTTGCTCAGAACATTGAGTCGTTTCATTGGGAGTAGTGTTGCTGGTAGCAAAGCATGCAATCTTGGAGATTTGAAAGAGCTAAATCTCATTCAAGGGTCCATCACCATAGATGGTTTGGGAGGTGAAACTTGTGTTGATGAAGCTTCAAAAGCatgtttgaaaaataagaaagaccTGCTTGGCTTGGAACTGTGCTTCTCTTCTGTAGGTTCAGAGATTAACCATGACGAAGGTGTACTTAATGCATTGGAAGCGCCTCCTGAATTGCAATGCCTTGAGATATTCTTTTATCGAGGACAGTTGTTGCCTGATTGGATGAAAACATTGAGGAATTTAAGGCACCTAGTGCTTGCTCATTGGAGTAAATGCAGTATCTTACCCTCTCTTGGGCACCTGCTTTCTCTTGAATCACTTGAGATCAGGTATATGCCTAATGTGAAGATTGTAGGCTCTGATTTTCTAGGATTGTCACCGGACAATGCTGTCAGCTGCGACCAAGTTTCCTCATCAATAGTTGCATTTCCCAGATTGCAAAAGCTTTGCTTTGAAATCATGAATGGCTGGGAAGACTGGTCTGGCAATGGCAGCCATGCCAATATCATGCCATTGCTTTCTGCTTTGTCAATTGAAAACTGCCCAAAGTTAAGGACACTTCCACAGTATATACTGGAGAAGAAAGATTTGAAACGTGATATAAAAAATTGTCCTGTTCTGGAAGCATACAACAATAATAGCACCAGCAACAACAACGACCATAGTGTCTTATCCAATTAGGTGGAAGTAGATTTTCAGGTAAATTTCGTTTGCATTTTCCATACCATCATATAGTAAACACTAGCAGAGTTGTTCCTAGtctaattattattttgttctTAGTAATCTCTGCACTCTGAATGGCATGCAAAATTTAGTTCATATTTTCAGTTGTGCCAGTTTTAACGTTTCAATGGTGTCGTCTGCATAGTAATCGAACATATgtactaaatattttttagtataataaGCTCTGGAAGATAAATTTAGCTCAGAATCAATGATTCTCTGGTGTGTATGTTCAATCCATAAATTTAGTGCTAGTCTGTGTGTGGTTAATTACTTCATTTTTGGTTTTTCATAGGCCTGGTTCTTAATACCTGCTTTAGTCTAGATAATTTCTGTGATGTGAAAGAATCATTATAAAAATTAACTTGTCTAATTAACCATAGTTAGAGGATTGGTTAGCTTTCTAGAAGTTGATGATTACCAATGACACTCACTTGAATACTTGatctattctttttttttttttggtcagcCACTTGATGTATTCTTCACTCTCTGTGAAAATCCTCCATAAAGAACAAGAATAATCTTACCACTCAACACTGTATGATGAGCACGTCCGTTGACCAAAAAAAAAGCACGTTCAAAAAAAGAAACCGTATGATGAGTGATGAGTGATGAAAGGCATATAAGTGAGACATCTTGAAAAAGTCATTAAGAAAAAAGGCAGAGAGAGGTACTTGGAGAAAAAAGTCAATATTTAGGACAAAAAACACAATTAAGCCAAGGAAGGAAAGAAATTACATGAATAAACCAAACTCAAAAATGATTCACGAATCAGCCAAAGCAAATTactatataattcgaaccagtttggtttgaattaggaaaacatgtaattcgaaccaatgGAGCTCGAATTATGATGGAAGACGTGatgcatgtaattcgaacctaTATGGTTCGAACTACAATTGAACATAATTCGAACTAGGTGAGTTTGAATTACTCAAGAAGACGACGTTACATGTAATTCGAAGTaagttggttcgaattacatgaTGAACagttcgaataataataataataataataataataataataataataataataaggtttACACATACTTTATTATATTAggttagataaaaattaaactatttaaataaataattcagtGTCTAGAAGTCAAgtcttaaaataattttttgggaattatttatcatattataaATTCATAATTATGTAAGTATGTGAaggatttattttttaaattacgtttttaaattaaatgacTTTCAATATTATTAGATtgtcttatttttaaattggtcaattcattttatatttatatattgtaattatttattttgtaacgagtacaactaaaattttaataacaattattaaattaaacattgttactatgagtactataaaagtttgtaatgtACTCGTTACTAACCTATTAcatgttaaaaatttttaaactttataaaatacaatttttttcatAGACTAGTATTATCGAACTAATTGAATTCGATTTAGCATTGGCTCCATGTAGATATAATGGTTggtttattaaaataattacatggattagatttatgctatGAAATTTacattcaattaaaaatttgtattatgtGATAGGTTAGTAACGAGTacattacaaacttttatagtactcatagtaacaatgtttaatttaataattgttattaaaattttagttgtactcgttacaaaataaataattacaatatataaatataaaatgaattgaccaatttaaaaataagacaATCTAATAATATTGAAAGCCATTTAATTTAAAATcgtaatttaaaaaataaatcctCCACATACTT includes:
- the LOC130960888 gene encoding putative disease resistance protein RGA3, which produces MAALLMNMAVELLYREGLPMVDESTSSTIRDIYKILLQVNDDVEGRQVRDSDVKNRLERIKDLCYDTVDILEGLKIQKAKKVHFLNHPASLLNPLRQRGPRKLEEVLNKLMTLCYSDKLGLKASLNQLTLDRRMSLESQRGEVNRTRIANLNLHGRERESSTLVDKLLNTDGQRQGDIKCISVVGEAGIGKTALARLVYNHEQVIPHFDLRAWIYVSKEFSLSKIALSLLENWTDDIIRNQVGLESLFQRSAEMISEKKCLIVLDDVWSENSYDWEQLKILLSHGASGSTYLITTSKMAVARAAGSRETEFLPLSYLSDRHCWSIAKETASIPADLGEEEFFSEFGAVFAQKCLGLPLNAKSLGDRLRSSSGTVQGWREVIERYVPKAIDSDEEEEEEEWGLHSGSIRTEWEKRAKQPTTSLVLKAAIHGRDDELSDLIAKLCRNDDQVQGIQTISIVGGIAGIGKTALAQLVYNSDVVCKNFELKSWVYVSQPFNLKNIARAMLECFTSDPIHGLELDSLFLKIRHLIEGKRYLFVLDHVWSQDYHKWEQLKNCLDCGARGSTLLITTRKMDVARVAGSKEMDIIHLKNLEEQHCLSIIRDELSTFSDPEKVFQKYCNYITLKSQGVPHIAKYLCFILRRAPPFSKQWQLLERDLSAAPRGTQNPIMEDELDSDLSYEEESEEEKARQPTTSFVHVARIHGRDDVTGALIGKLLSNDGQAERIQFISIVGGAGIGKTAVTQLVYNTPEVMKYFDCRAWVFVGEEFNLNRIIRSIIESVTAKSLNETDLEALLFKFRQTFDHKRCLFVLDDVWLEDDLQWEELKQWFHFTDLGSRTLITTRNKGISERICSETNIVLLDPLSDSACWSIIKDYAFGHSVNETKAEEMFNEVGKDIVQKCKGVPLMAKSLGNILRGKNSIQEWQQVLASETWDSAELMSSVMMSYLSMPPELRQVLLYCSVFPKNHSIDVGKLIKLWMAQGFIASVENEMEREGWKYIKQLLDRNIFEEFNQDSHGCFKCKLESGMSDLIHFLAKNESHRVLIDYMKEARVADDPTILRHCTLIIAAQSSLPESIANAKKLRTLMILSEYFFSDPTTLARVLSHLKVVRALDLSSCLIKELPSNIGELLLLRYLDLSFNRDLKKLPKAICGLLHLQTLNLNGCDRLQKLPKGIGNLIKLRHLEILWTTSLSYLPKGVANLTLLRTLSRFIGSSVAGSKACNLGDLKELNLIQGSITIDGLGGETCVDEASKACLKNKKDLLGLELCFSSVGSEINHDEGVLNALEAPPELQCLEIFFYRGQLLPDWMKTLRNLRHLVLAHWSKCSILPSLGHLLSLESLEIRYMPNVKIVGSDFLGLSPDNAVSCDQVSSSIVAFPRLQKLCFEIMNGWEDWSGNGSHANIMPLLSALSIENCPKLRTLPQYILEKKDLKRDIKNCPVLEAYNNNSTSNNNDHSVLSN